In Larus michahellis chromosome 24, bLarMic1.1, whole genome shotgun sequence, the sequence CTGCTCTCCAAAGTGGGGGAGCTGAAATgcttggggggtcccagggcaaggctgtggcagagcagctctctcAGACTCCCTCCCAACCCTGCCCTCGGCATCCTCACGCTGCCTCTGGCGCTGCCCCCGCACGTGTTCCTGTGCGGACGGAGgggctctcttcctctcctcagcaTTGGAAAAGGAGATGGCCGGGCCGTCCTTGGCTGCCCACGCAGCAAGCCCTCAGCTTGGGTCTGCTGCCATTCACATGGGCACCGTCTGTCTCCCAGAACCCTCAGACCTTCTCCTGCTGGCGCTGGGAGTGCAGCAGTCACCAGGCACGTGGCCGCCCTCATTCCCCTGCGCGGCTGGGCAGCTGGGCAGCCCACCAGCCTGGGACGAGGACAGGACTGACAGAGGCGCAGCTGGCCGGCGGTGTCAGAAATAGTGTCTGAGCACCAAGCCCTCCTCGTCTGTGGCCTCTTGCAGTcgtctgctttcccttccctgcaggtgcCAGCATTGACCTGCAGAGAACTTCGGAGACCTACACCTGCAAAAACGACTGGTTCTGGAGGTTTATTGAGTTCTTTTGCACTCCCCGCGGTCCCGATCGCATTTTGCAGGTATTGTAGCAGAAATCGAGAgggaattctttcctttcttcctgtgaagTTGGAGACTGACCTCAGGGCTCTCCCTTCGGTCCAGTGTTGCGCCGTCTTGGGGGTGGGAGGCGAGAGGTGGGgggtgccctgcagagcccctgggcagggatgtgTTTCTGCAAGGCCCTGACTAGAATGGTTTCGTAACCGCTGTTCTCCTCTGCTCCATAATACTGACAGCCCTGGCAAAGGTCGGTCAGGGAAGGAGGCCTCCTGCTTCTGTCCACTTCCTCACACACACctcattttcaagctgaaataGACCCCACAGACACACCGGTGCCTACGCTTCAAGCTACGTGGGCAGTTGTCTTGGCCCCAACACTCTCTCACGCTTCATTGCTCTGGCTTTCTGGTTGCAGCCGGATGTTTCCCCAGGAAACTGCTGGGCTTTCCCAGGGCATCAGGGCCAGGTGGTCATCAGGTTGCCAGCGCGAGTCCACCTGACTGCCATCACTGTGCAGCACATCTCCAAAGAAGTCTCTCCATCTGGGACCGTCACCAGCGCCCCCAGGGACATCGCTGTCTTTGTAAGTCTCTGCTGGGTGCTTCTGGTGCGGATCTGGTCCTGGGGGAAAGCCATGACAGGGTCTTCCTTGCTTTTGTGCCTCCTCTGAGGTTGGAGTCCCGGTCTCCTGCGCACTGCAGGGCCCTGGTGAGGCTCTAGGAGTCTCCTCCTAAGGGCTCTAGAGGTCTCCTCCCTCTTAAGACTTGTTCTGGCCAAGCAGCTCAGGGTTCTTGACTAAAACTCAAGCGGAGCCTGAGCTCCACCGTAACCAGTGCTAGACTAGGGCTAGAGCCCCAGGGGAGGGTGGGTAGGTAACAGGGCTGACCCAGCACCTACGTTCCCTCTTTGTCGGGACGAGTCTGAGCTGCTCTCCTTGTGCTTTGCCCCACAGGGAGTGGATGTGGACGGAGAAGAGGAAACTCTCCTGGTGACCTTCATGTACGATGTGGCAAAAGAGGCCATTCAGACCTTCCCTCTGAAGGTGCGATGCACGCACGGTGTTGGGGGAAGATGCCAGGGAGCAAAGCAGGTTTGCCTGCAGGGCCATGGCAGGAGGAGCGTGAATGCTTTCTCCCTGGGCAGAGGGGGCCTGGGTCACCGCCAGGAGAGAGCTGGTGGGGTTGGGAGGGCTGAGTGGCACGCGGTGGTGCTAGCAAAAGGACAGTGAGGGCAAGGTCAGGCCCGTGGGAGCATGAGTCCCAAGAGAtccctggctgccttcagcagagcccGCTGCACACGCAGCCACTGCACCCGAGCAACGTCTTTGTGCCATGGAGAAACCGAGACGCCCGCTGGAGAAAGCCGTCGGGCAGCACCCTGGCTCCATCCCGTGGCCTGCTGGCAGGCTGGACggtgtcctctcctcccagcatagCATGCCCCTTCTCTCCCGCTGCTCTCACGCCTGCCCGCAGGAAAGCGGGCAGAGCAGACAGCAGGAGCTCGGGGGGGTGTCACACCAGCTGCCCCACGCAAAGGAGCACCTCCCCGGCCTCTCTGCCGGCACAGAGCGAGGcgcagagggaaggggcagaggggagggaggctgagccccagccgGGCCCATGCAGAGGGTGCCGggtgccttccccctccccgtgtccccagcctccccagcaccccgctaCCAGAGCCAGCCTCAGGTTTCCACAGCCGCTCCCACCCACTGTCAGGAGCTTGttcctgagcaggagcagggctggtggggggagaTACCTTGACTGCATTGTGGCTCTTAACACCTCCgattcctcttccctcttttcctcgcAGAACGCCCCGcatcccagagccttctcctatCTCAAACTCCTTGTGAAGAGCAACTGGGGAAAACCAAAGTACACATGCATTTACCGAGTGCAGGTTCATGGGAAGATGGCAAAACCAAACAGCCTCAACTGaaaccagagacagaaaaaggacaaacataaaaaagaagaaaaagaataatgttgcTGCGACTCAGATTGGTGTAGAAGATTTGTCTCCTAAGTTGGGTGCACAATAAGGTCCATTGCAGGGAGGGCAGTcgtgggaaagcaacagaagatcggcgaggaggattgttaatacgctcaagtgactcacagctgggtgctggaaaacacatatatcacactaattgttattcagtctcggacgcttgcaagaaaaacacttgcacttcgATAACATAaacctgtgatggactcagggacaccttatccagccacttgagaatcctggcctggtgctgaagaagatcaaagcacagtgggaaaacgatgcctgtttgaaccctttaaatgcCAGGCAGAACAGGGAGTCCGTGCGTGCTCTTGctcacaaggactctctcgctgccaagggctcttgctaacaaggactctctctcactccacggTGCCCGCAGTCCCTGCTtccgtgcctctgcccgggtgttgcttcggagattccctggtctgtgaggtatcgagaagaaacttgttctttgcctttcatccgtggttttgtggttgttcctgcgtcctgcccgCATCGGCTCACACAGCGGGGTTACAACCAGGGACTGAGTCTGGTAAATAGGTAAACGTAgctccttgtgaagaacaaacagcgAAGAATACCACATCCCCGAAGAGACTGGAGGGACCGATAACAAGCTCGCAAAATAAATGGGGGAGTtgcaaaagctgctgcatttatcttccccagtccacacaaagagattcctctattatcagctcaaaccagccaccGTACACCACTAGGAACCACCCAAGACCTACCGTGAAGCCCCTAACAGAGTTAATGTGCATGTGCCAAGGGGATGTGAATATGGagatgagttctggaaatgtaatgaacgTGGCAATGAGTGCTGAGACATGTAACGACCACGCATATTCTGTATGGATGtaagtctctgtgaatctcaCATTCAGTGGACATGTCAGGTGGAGAGATCCCCCACGTCCCCGGTGCTgaataaaagaatgcctgcttcttaagactacaTCGGTGTTAAGAAGTTCATTCCCGATTTCGGTGACGGTTTCTGGCGACCCAGATGGGACTCTGCCTCTGAATCTCGACAGATCCTTGGAATTGCAGGGCCTCCATCCGGCACCGAGAGATTCTCAGGGAGAACCTCCGATCCCCGGACCAAAGAGCTCCGAGCAAGGCCCCTGGAAAGGTGAaggcattcttttctttaagggaTATTAAGGGTTGCCTGTCCATAAGGCGAGGCATAAGCCTCGCAGGGTTGGGCTGTAAAGGTACCTAAGGGAAGGAGTTGGTCTCACTGGATGAAAGCCTGTGAGAAACGCGGCTGATAAGCGTAAAGGTATTGTCCTCAACACCAGGTGGGGAAGGGCCGCACCAAGAGCAAAGGTCTGGTATAAAAGGTTCAGGCcctaaggttttgttattttgtcttgtgtaaTAAGTGCTATGttcagttgtcattttctttgtgttttgtgttgttcgTTCTACTAGTACTATCCTATAATGGGTAGCAAGCCCTTGGCGGAAGGGGGAATTTTGAAAAAGTCTCCTTTAGGTTGTATACTCCTTTAGGTTGTATACTGAAGCGTTGGAAACAAATAGGAGGGGACCCGCTCACGAGAAAGCAGCTGATTGAATATTGTAACAATTGGTGGCCGTTATGTACTTCAGAAGATCAAGAAAAATGGACAAGAAATGGGACTTTAAAATAGAATACAATTTTACAGCTTATGTTATTTTGTagcagggaaaacaaatgggatgtatgtagatttgtttttcactttaagaaacCACCCAGAGTGGCAGAAGGATTGTGGGCGATAACCAGATATCAGAGACGGTTATTCGGAATGAGACATGCTACGCCAAAAGCCATTAATTGGTCAAAATCGTATGAGGTTAAACAAGAACCAAATGAATCGCCACCTGCATTTATGGAACGAGTAAAGAATACTGCTAGGAAATACACGAACGTGGACCCCGAGAGGAGGCTGGGCAATTGGCCTCTATTTTTATGGGACAATCTGCCCCGGATGtacaaaagaaactccaaaagttAGAAGGAGAAGATTCGAGGGACTTGGGAACATTGGTGTAAGTAGCTTGGACCATctagaataacagagaaaaggtgagggagaatcaaagagaagggagattaaTTGCCGCATTGACGGGAGTTGCTCCGGGAAGAATGAACGGGGCCCGGGGAAGTAGAGGAGGCTACAGAAGAGTTGGGAAGGAACTCGTTTAGCAGAAGCTCAGTGCGCGATCTGCAAAGAGCGAGGACATTGGAAAAACGCGTGCCCTAGAGTCAGTAACCAAGGCTCGatcctgcagcctgtcaaggtgaTGGCTTTAGGTGATGGTTTAGGGAAGCGTTGCAAAACAGGTAGTAGTAATAAGTCACCTACGTAAACAAATCAATAGCAGGCATGCATCGAGGATTGCTGAAGAGGAAAGTTCATCTGGAGGGCAACTGACGGAGAGGAAGATACGACCACCAGatgaagtaaacgaccaccagaacGACTGTGATTCGCGAAATGACTTGCCTCATGATTGTGCAATTGGTTCTGGGAGGGGGCGTGCTTATGTTAATGATTTAGGGAAAACGAATGAATACGTaacaattttgtaaatataaatggcTCAAAATAAGATCATTGTGGGAGCACTTATGGTGGAAAATCCCCAGTGCGACCGCAGCGCTGctaataaagaatacctgctctACAGGACCATCTGCTGTtgagtttatttctttgcttcagctCGTCTCTGTAATCCTGAAAGTTGAAAATATTATAACCATCTGATTTAGGTGAGACCCCCAAAGAGTGACCTTTGGAAGTCTCAAAGAGGGGAACTGTTACACCCAGGGACTGAGCGTCTGGTCAATGGTACTTGACTCCTCCCTGAGGAGGGGTTCAGAAAGCCcggggggtcctttctgagccccgGGACCCAACGGGAAGGTCTCCCTGACGGCtggtctgaccccggcccctgtgcagtaaataaccaagtgtgcccttCCAGCGTGTCACAGagtcatggaatgtgttgggttggaagggacccttaaaggccatctcgtccaacccccggcagtgagcagggacgtcttcaactagatcaggttgctcagagcctcatccagcctggccttggatgtctccagggatggggcctccaccctctctctgggcaacctgggccggtgtctcaccaccctcagtgtaaagagcttcttcctaatgtctgatctaaacctgccctgctctagtttaaagccattgcccctcgtgctgtggctctgtgccctcgcaaacagctcctccagctctcctggagccccttcagggactggaaggggctctaaggtctccccagggccttctcttctccaggctgaacccccccagctctctcagcctgtccccacagcagaggggctcccgcCCTCGGATCACCTCCGCGGCCTGTCTCGTAAAGCGCTGCCACATTCACCGCTGACTTTGTTAAATCGCtggtttatgttaataaatatttccccaCTTCTCTCCCACAAGTGAAGCCAATGGCTGCGCGCGCCACAAATTGGCCCTTGGTGCCAGGCTCCTGAAATGCCCCTAATGCTGCCACCACTCCCGGAACGCTCCCAGTGGCCACTCCTGTGCTAAAGCGCCACCGCGCagggagcggggcgcggcggggaggagtTGGTGGGATCGGCGGTGTGTGTTTGGGAGACCCCGCTTTCTGCCCCCAGtggagggcgcggggctggggcagccggcAGTGTGGGGCCTGCGAGGCTGCCTGCGCCCGGCCGGTGCCACTTCTGCCGGGACGAGCCCAAATTCGGGGGTCAGCAGCATCAGAAGCTCCGCTGGAGGCAGCGCCTGTGCTGGAGCCATGGTGGGTGCACTCCTGCTCTCACCAAACTAGCTTGTTCTGGCATCTCTCCCCATCTACTCTCCTCAAGGATACAACATCCCAAGACTTCCTTGTATCCAACTAAGCCCAGCAGATgtctaacccatccgcttacaaagcgtttcaaacttagctacattattccagtaaggaggaaccagatgttcttttcaactgggtatcagtaaggcctgaggggctttccaccccagccttttgtgctgttcaaggctactgtatcaccagcGACGGTAtcaccctggcagcagccattggcacctgctgttctgtaaccttcagcagtcccaccacagaagggtcagctgAAAGACcgggtaaggcagacagctgtgtaatgtcctcagtcccTCCAGCTGCTATACCAACAGCCCACCGATAcgctttcgggtctttgaaataccctctcttgagcaAGTCTacgccaaggatgcacggagcgtCTGGGCCACTCACAATGGAGCGCTTCCGCCATTTATTCCCAGTTCGGCTCACTTTGGCCgaagtacagtcagttcttgagacctgtCACACCAGAATCAGCAACAGATTTTGTCCCTTTATGAGtcaatggcaatagggtacactgtgcaccgcTGTCCACCATGTCTTTatgcttttgtggctctaataCACGAGGACATCGAATCCACACAGCccaataaactcggttatccctctccccctcctggctggaggcagggcacctctaatgttgaggacaacatctacagtTAGCAGATGAGTTCCGACCCGGACCAGAGAACTGCGCCCTgggcactggagcagccaccctcctggaagaattctttcttctatctgtttTACCTTGCAACTAGTGCCTGTAGGGCCAAGGTAGGTCCTTCATCCCACTTACTCAGGTCCTCTCCATAGGCACCGAGGTAAAACCACAAGGTGTCTCGTAgtgtcttcttttccttccaagtcGGTCTCGTAGGAGGGcatcttctcctaatggctgcgaCATGGGTCCATGCAGGGGAAAAGCGGGATGTTTCTTCCATCCTAGACAGTTTCTCAAACAGTGTCTCCTTTTTCTCAATCATCTTCTCAGTTTTACCAGCTTCCCCGCTGCTGAGctggccgggggcggcggccagGGAGTGgggctgccgagggcagcagggcagtgcgCGCTGCGGGGCTGAGCGGCACGCGCTCCCTGCCCGGCTGCGGCCCGAGGGCCCTGGGACAGGCGCCCCAGGAAGGACGGGTTTGGGGGtggatggagagggccagaggggctggagaccgtccagcagcagcctcagcagcatcctcagcaggTCGGCCAGGAGGCTGGGCTCACAGGACAGCGTGTTCCACGTggccctggcagtgctgcagagccagagcacactgtcagcagggccacctcggccaccaccccTTCTGCCTGGGCAGGCCCCGGAGGTCCTGAGCTGCCCCTGAGGCTGACGGGCCACGTACTTGTCACAGGGCCGGGAAACCctcagcaggccagtgaccactTCATAACTGTCGATGTCGGCCAGCCAGGGAAGGGTGAACGTCAGGATGTCCTGGAGCAGCATCCTGCTGACGCAGACCAGGTGCCTATCGATGACCTCCACGAGGTCGTTGACCTACTGGAGacagcgggctggagcacagctacGGCCCCTGCTGACACCaagagctgctgccctcctgctgccctttgctggccTCAAGGGATGCCCGTCAGGTGCTGcaagccctggcctcggggcggggggaacggcccccgcagggcacgcgcacagggcaacCCGGCTGCACACTGCCTACCCCGTATAGCTCTGAGCACGAGCCTCTCaagaccagctccagcaccctgccAACCAGCagggtgtcagagacccttgggtctgccatgtttTTCAAGATGGCAAGGACAAAGTCGTTCGTCTCAGACGGGAAGAAGGGGCTCCCAagtagctgagggagagagggagggaaaaagcgtCACACTGGGcgccctggctgcagggaccgTAAGCTCTGCCGGCAACcagagctcgccggtggccagaatggccagagctgctgtgctgacGCTGGGCTAAAGCCTTGGACTACTccctgcagagaggtggtggctcccCGCAGCCTGATGGGCGGGAGGCCGTGCCATCCCCCGCCGCGGCTGATGGGCTGGTTCATCCCAAGCCtcccgccagccccacggccaagtagctgagggagagagggagggaaaaggtgtcgCACTGAGTGCTCTGGCATGGGTagcgctggctctgccccatCGAGAAGAGATACCATTTGCCTCGCCCTAAAAGAACGGCCCCATTCTCTCTGTCCCCGAAACAGCCTTCTTCGCCTTTGTTATTCAGGAGAGAACTGAAACTTTCTCTTAGAAATGTAGGtctttcttcaggaaagatgCAATGTGTCCGGGAGGACTCCAAAGGACAACCATTTTACAGAAGTAAGATGTTCCACCCGTcgtcttttcattttttgcttcttcctgttcTGCTCGTGGCTTTAGGCCGACACGCCTGTACGCAGGGAGGTCAAAGGCCTGGCAGGGGAATGGCCGcccgcagccaaggcagaccgTCAGCCCCCGCCCGGACCTAACAGCGCAACCCCCGTCTTTCTGCTcggggccggcgccgggcggtgccgtgagcggagcgggcggggccgggcctggcggcGGGAAGGGCCTCCCCTCAGGGAACGGCGGGCCCGCGGAGCGTTCTGGGAGCCGTAGTCTCCCCGGGGCCGTAGGCCGGGCGCCATCTTGTGCGCGGCggcaggcccggcggcgcggctccCACGCCAGCCCGCACCGGCGGTAGGGAGCGGCAGCAttcccggggggagcgggcgctGTTCCCCGTCACCTGTCGGGACCGGGTGCCTGGGCGGCGGAGACCCTCCCGCCATGGCGACGCCCGCACGCCCAGCTCCTCCTCGACCTTCCTCCCGTCATGCACCGCGCGTCTCCGCCTGTTCCGGCCCAGCGCCGCGCGGTGATTGGCCTCTCGGGCGTCCTACCCGGAAGCGGGCGCCGCGGCAAGAGATTTGAacggcagcggccgccccgggAGGCGGCTGCCGAGCCGGTGAGTGTAGCCtccgggccccgctgccccgcagcccgTTAGCGGCTCCCGGCGGGTCTGCTGGCGGCAGGACTCTGGGGGGGCTGGGCGCCTTTCGCCGGGCGCCTTTCGCCGGGCCGCGCGGGCGGGCCCGCGAAaggaggcggccgcggcggcggcggcggcgtctcCTTGGGTCTCGTTCGTTGCCCCGCGGAGGATACCGCCGGGTCGGGCGTGCTTGCCTCTTCGGCAGCGCAGTCGCCCGCTCTCGCTGGCAAGCGTTAGCCAGGAGCCCCCGTCAGACGGTAGCCGCCTGTGCCCGGGGCCTGCGGGCGCTCGGGCTGCCCCGTCTGGTGAATTTCCCGCTGGGGGTGTAGCGCTTGGTCATCAGCGCAggtcgccccccgccccggcccgcgctgGGCTGCAGTAAATGCGTTTTCCGTTCCAGAGTCTGCTCAGCGTGGAGAAGCCCAAAGGCCGGCTGCAGTTTCTCCTCGCAGGGGCTGAGAAGAATTGCCAGGTCCCCGTTGCTCTCAGAATGGCTTTAGGTGATTATGAGGAAATTCTCAAGTGCTACGAATCACATGAAAGGACTGGGACAGGTAGGCCTGATCCGTGGGCACAACCCGATGCGCGCGCCCTGTCTGACCGCTCTCGTGCTTCCCTAAGCACACGTTAACTGTTGCTGTCGAATGCACGGGGCacgtttctgttgtgtgttttgcgtggcagagctctggcagtgtCACTGGAGGTGGGTGTCAGTGGTCGCTTCTTGCTCTAGTGAAGACGCTGCCCGCTGTGCGCGTGACACATTCGCTGCCCCTGTGAGATTACAGGCAAGAAAACACGTCCTCACGCTGAGCTTTCA encodes:
- the LOC141734576 gene encoding sperm-associated antigen 4 protein-like isoform X2, giving the protein MRPSPAGSAAQGPAEGRDKATEIARTVFSLPCLLAVALVSLWRHLLSMCLLAAQKMALQKKAFLQVFLLLPLALAAVHCGTSLPGLKPLWNCPVLMAQQTEKMQLMLEEVARLRAEISSMKQEVEEMKQAASERALEAYVEMSDWALQSSGASIDLQRTSETYTCKNDWFWRFIEFFCTPRGPDRILQPDVSPGNCWAFPGHQGQVVIRLPARVHLTAITVQHISKEVSPSGTVTSAPRDIAVFGVDVDGEEETLLVTFMYDVAKEAIQTFPLKNAPHPRAFSYLKLLVKSNWGKPKYTCIYRVQVHGKMAKPNSLN